The proteins below are encoded in one region of Silene latifolia isolate original U9 population chromosome 2, ASM4854445v1, whole genome shotgun sequence:
- the LOC141630087 gene encoding uncharacterized protein LOC141630087 has translation MRVHEQYKLVEVNRTRTYSKYDPFILAHQAHQVYFATYPSTTNDRNQNAWCAIFKTKARSQVDTTFFQEENVSNETLLSPPDEINYEHENKDGEDMEEEEFYDVEERLPGEDEAEEEEERREEEEERRGEDEVRRRREEEKRRKDEGFGDEDDYDDDDDEEEDEDEDEGFEDEDD, from the coding sequence atgagagtacatgaacaatacaagcttgtagaagtgaatcgtactagaacatactctaagtatgatccatttatacttgcacatcaggctcatcaagtgtattttgctacttatccaagcacaacaaatgatagaaatcaaaatgcgtggtgtgcaatctttaagacaaaggcacggtcacaagttgatacaacttttttccaagaagaaaacgtttcaaatgaaacgcttttgtctccacccgatgaaatcaactatgaacatgagaataaagatggtgaagacatggaagaggaagaattttatgatgtggaagagagactgccgggggaggatgaggcggaggaggaggaggagagaagggaagaagaggaggagaggaggggggaagatgaggtgaggaggagaagggaggaggagaaaaggaggaaggacgaggggtttggagatgaagatgattatgatgatgatgacgatgaggaagaggatgaggatgaggacgaggggtttgaagatgaagatgattaa
- the LOC141641212 gene encoding uncharacterized protein LOC141641212 yields MQTDGDGEESDATDETPRCRYDRYTSDHKIILEPTGLWFMDNCVVRGVTKSTKTNFVGPIPTSWTQASPAQRDAWFNNFRQAYAWSPSQERNVRIRYEEVGTRRYRDVIWKVVRRPKEPENMKGDKYEGLIKHTKTPAFQKKSKQASLNKRGGKEDAVNEPTHYAGSRSLRITRGGSRQQQDSYETNHFSNALHVSYEDSIRAHCFAEHTSINDKKSSGLKVIHSGKVSLHFQGSNDAMTRDNVRML; encoded by the exons ATGCAGACAGACGGTGACGGTGAGGAGAGTGACGCTACCGACGAGACACCACGGTGTCGATACGATcggtacacttcggatcataAGATAATCCTTGAGCCGacgggattatg gtttatggacaattgcgtggtacgaggtgtcacgaaaagcacgaagactaatttcgtgggtccaattcctacgtcgtggacacaagcttctccTGCACAAAGAGatgcgtggttcaataactttcgg caagcatatgcttggtcaccgtctcaagaacggaatgtccgtatcaggtacgaggaagtcggtactcgacgatatcgggacgtgatttggaaggtagttaggcgcccaaaggaaccagagaacatgaaag gtgacaagtatgaaggcttaataaagcataccaaaactcccgcttttcagaagaagtctaagcaagcatccctcaacaaaagaggaggaaaggaagacgccgtgaacgagccaactcattacgcgggttcacgatcgttacgaatc ACCAGAGGTGGTAGCAGGCAGCAGCAAGACAGCTACGAAACCAACCATTTTTCCAATGCCTTGCACGTTTCCTATGAAGACTCCATAAGAGCTCACTG CTTTGCCGAGCACACATCTATTAATGACAAGAAGTCCTCTGGTTTGAAGGTTATCCATAGTGGCAAGGTGTCCCTGCATTTCCAGGGAAGTAATGATGCGATGACTAGAGATAATGTAAGAATGCTTTAA